The following coding sequences are from one Capsicum annuum cultivar UCD-10X-F1 chromosome 3, UCD10Xv1.1, whole genome shotgun sequence window:
- the LOC107866379 gene encoding uncharacterized protein LOC107866379 translates to MGKNQLNHQNTQSQSQRVREIFFNAVNMSSTFRSFRHVSSESPKFATTNYSATTKPKIDHRNYTAKSTISKPVALAQNGSTFSLELNCQKNPSQAKQNLSTASNMVLVEYNHISGDSATPKFKTESVKAVNKWRQQNEDPYIGEPQVNKSPAKNMFTVVHHEINEGPKDDNVRFSNYIDHVKNKMRIMSSFDDDKLSHRYIIDRSKFNTN, encoded by the exons ATGGGAAAGAACCAACTAAACCACCAAAACACTCAGTCCCAAAGCCAAAGGGTACGTGAAATTTTTTTCAACGCAGTGAATATGAGTTCAACTTTTCGATCATTTCGCCACGTTTCTTCGGAGAGTCCCAAATTTGCTACAACTAATTATTCAGCTACTACGAAGCCAAAAATAGATCACAGGAATTATACAGCTAAATCAACTATATCCAAACCAGTTGCTCTTGCTCAAAATGGGTCCACCTTTTCCCTTGAGTTGAATTGCCAGAAAAATCCATCGCAAGCGAAACAAAACTTGTCCACTGCCTCTAACATG GTACTCGTAGAATACAATCACATTTCAGGAGACAGTGCCACACCAAAGTTCAAAACTGAATCTGTGAAAGCTGTGAACAAGTGGCGTCAGCAGAATGAAGATCCTTATATCGGTGAACCTCAAGTGAACAAGTCCCCTGCGAAGAACATGTTCACTGTAGTTCATCATGAGATAAATGAAGGTCCTAAAGATGACAATGTGAGGTTTTCTAATTATATTGATCACGTCAAAAACAAGATGAGAATTATGTCtagttttgatgatgataaacTCTCTCACCGCTATATTATTGACCGCTCCAAGTTCAACACTAATTAG